The following coding sequences lie in one Apostichopus japonicus isolate 1M-3 chromosome 13, ASM3797524v1, whole genome shotgun sequence genomic window:
- the LOC139979225 gene encoding S-adenosylmethionine-dependent methyltransferase Rv2258c-like yields the protein MASQESTETSDDFAARVGKIMVHGFTSFGICLGHQVGLFDVLADMKEPKTSQEIADAGNFKERYVREWLGAMVTSHIVELDSTGEKYFLPPNRSPALTQSGPMRDSVLLGSLLPSFGGNVYEQVRECFQKVGPRGVSCSAYTSGYSELAKVTSRFLENGLLPTLSQYPELKNLLGKGISVVDIGCGEGVSSVVLGKAFPNSNICAVDLLEESVVVGRKKAESLGLKNVEFITGDAAVLPAEWNSKFDLVFMHDALHDQAYPDKVLSEVYRVLAPGGIYFALEPTSYTKVKDNLEKLEGIQLLYMISLLHCMPTSLYSEGGMGLGAVWGREKAVEMISAAGMEVCSVALNSLGRGQHFYCKKK from the exons ATGGCTTCCCAAGAATCAACTGAGACCAGTGACGATTTTGCAGCGAGAGTTGGGAAAATAATGGTTCATGGCTTTACCAGTTTCGGTATTTGTCTTGGTCATCAAGTTGGACTCTTCGATGTACTTGCTGATATGAAAGAACCTAAAACCAGCCAAGAGATTGCAGATGCTGGAAATTTCAAAGAGAG ATATGTCCGTGAGTGGTTGGGAGCTATGGTCACGTCTCATATTGTGGAACTGGACTCGACAGGTGAAAAATATTTCCTTCCACCCAACCGATCACCAGCTCTGACTCAATCTGGACCAATGAGGGACAGTGTTTTATTGGGTTCCTTGCTTCCATCATTTGGAGGAAATGTTTACGAGCAGGTGAGGGAGTGCTTTCAGAAAGTTGGCCCAAGAG GCGTATCCTGTAGTGCTTATACTTCTGGGTATAGTGAATTAGCCAAAGTGACTTCAAGATTTCTGGAGAATGGCTTGCTGCCAACTTTATCCCAGTACCCTGAGCTGAAAAACTTACTTG GTAAGGGAATCTCTGTTGTGGATATAGGTTGCGGTGAAGGTGTTTCATCAGTTGTACTAGGAAAGGCATTCCCGAATAGTAACATCTGTGCTGTAGACCTGTTGGAGGAGAGCGTGGTGGTAGGAAGAAAGAAAGCAGAAAGTCTTGGCCTGAAGAACGTTGAGTTTATCACAGGGGATGCAGCTGTATTACCTGCAGAGTGGAACAGTAAATTCGACTTAGTTTTCATGCACGACGCCCTCCATGATCAGGCTTATCCTGATAAAGTACTCAGCGAAGTTTACAGAGTTTTAGCTCCGGGTGGAATTTATTTTGCTTTAGAACCAACCAGTTATACCAAAGTTAAAGATAATCTGGAAAAGTTAGAAGGTATCCAGCTACTGTATATGATTAGTTTATTGCACTGTATGCCTACGTCACTGTACTCTGAAGGTGGGATGGGACTGGGTGCAGTCTGGGGTCGTGAGAAAGCGGTAGAGATGATATCTGCAGCTGGCATGGAAGTTTGTTCGGTGGCACTAAATTCTCTTGGCCGTGGGCAACACTTTTACTGTAAGAAGAAGTAG